In Indicator indicator isolate 239-I01 chromosome 28, UM_Iind_1.1, whole genome shotgun sequence, the genomic stretch GCTTGCTTCACAGAACCAATCCAGTGTTGGAGCAGGATGGAATGTGCAGATGGAAGCCTGACACCAACACTATCACCTAACACCCCAGAGGCTCTGCTGAGCTATCTGTAGTATCTCTCAagcttctccctcttctccatcAGGCACTTTCCTGCAGCTTAACACCTGTTTCCCCTGTTGAATCATTCCATTCACAGGTCCCCACTGCCAAACAGCATTTGAACACCACATGAAACTTCAGCAGCATTGTACATGAAGCACCACATGGTGCAGAGCTGAAGTTAACAGCCTGTatggagctgaaatcttctagtCTAAAACACCCTTCTGGAGCATTCACTAGGAAAGATGAGGTGTAGTTAAAATTCTCCAGTATCCTTTTTTGCAGGCTCCATTTCCAGATGTAGACTTTCAACCCTGGTACATTCAGCAAGGCCCTGAGGACACTGCTTCGTACCTGAAGGAGCGCGTTCTCCTGTTTCAGTTTTGCAGCACTGTTCTCTGCTTTAACAGCTCGTTTCTGCAATAGAGTAAAGATAAGTtacaccacagcagagctcagggcacagcaggcagcttgAGCTTCACAGGAACACCTCATTCCAGCACGTAACTTGAAGTGAAATGGGTGTTACACCACCTCGTCTTCTGAATGCTTTATAAGacagtgtgtcggtgtgagctgaaattccccccccaccgacaataaccaggctagcccagtctggaagcaaatgaaggctgtatttacaagcagagtctaaaatctacgatgaaatgcaatgaatatgtacaaatatacaaaattcacaacattcacaaatatatacaatcaacagaaaaagcacaaccgatctccctttgcttccccccaaggggaccctcccaaaggggcctctctctctcccaggagcttccccccagacctccctggacagagaagcagagtttgttaagcagaaagttgttaacttagctgccaaggtcagtgtgttatcttcagccagaagagaagaagaaacagcagccagacagcccagcaactgcccccactgccgaacgcagaatgtgcagagtgcctactttgttttgggtaatagttcttaaacatttctatctatccaatggaagtgtttagaacaattgttattttgctttcttacacccaatagtgacttatttacattctttcactttctctgttctgaactttgcaaggaaaaattaaaaagacagtttcaaaccatcacagacagTGACAGTGCCCCAGTCATGTCTCATGAGCTATTTCCTCCTAGTTTTTCCTCACAAGGGTTAAGGAATCACTTcagcttctctccctttctgggggaaagaaggaaaaggaaccaCACAGCTCCCACTAGTATGGCAAACACCCACACTTACAGTCATGAGCTGCAGATTTTGTTCCACGTGCTGCACCATTGCTTCCAGATCCtgtgcttctttctcttctttaattttgttttcctcgagttttttttgcagcttcttCATTcttaagaacaaacaaacaaacaaatcaaggGACATTGTCCAGTAAGCACttgtaacaggaaaaaaaaacctaaagaaaaattaagaaacttttttttgtgtgtgtgttataaGAAAAATTAAGTCTTCCCACAGAACTACACTTCCAGGCTGTGGCTCAGGGGATTTCTCTGTTCAACATCCATTACTATTAATGGGAACAatacagctgaaggcagaaGGGCCCGGCCCTACAGAAACCAGGGTTGTGTACAGTCAACCTAGAGAAGGGTAATTCTGAAACAAAGAGTTACCCCATCCCCATGGAAATACCAGTTTGTCTCACTGGGAGAAACAGCAGAGTGCAGAGGATTAGAGGATTCAGAGGGGAACTTAAGAAATTGCCAGTGTGGCTTCTAGAGCCTCAGTCTCCCCATATCAAATTGCTCACCAGCAAtaataaaaacttttttttttttttactttaaagaagagtgatttaaattattttcctaatCTGAAGCTTTATGGAAATGCATCCTGTCAAGCCCTACCCTTTCCCTAACCACCTAAGCTGCACAAAGCATAAACCACACAAACACACTAAACAGATATCAGCTTGCTACTTACTTTCCAAGCCTTTTTcaagaacaaaaccaagttTGTTAAAGCTTTGTAACAAACAGAACAGATTTCAACtacattttttctcttctttaaagCTGTTGATTCTTCCCAGTGAGCACCTCTTCCAAGACAACTCCTTGCTTATGTGGTTACTTTCCCCCATACCGTGGCTTACGCACTTGTCTGCTTGAGTTTCAGAGAAAATCTGAAGCTTATTGATCTTGCTTCTCAAACTGGCATTCTCTTCTTTTagctaaaaaattaaaaattctcattaagtaacaagaaaaaaatattcagcttTAACTCGAGTGCTGTCTTGCACTACTATATTCATGCATACTTTCACACCgaggttttttccctcttgtcttCACTTACCCTGGTGGGGACAGAAACACGGCACCAAAGCGTCAGTACAGAGATGGTCTAATCAAATACTGTTAATTCTAAACTAATAAGACCTCAAGGGGCAAAAGTATGAGGAAGCCACCTGGATCATGCCAAAAGCAGTTGGACAGTTGAGGTGCTAGATCTGActcatgctgcagagcagcttttcaAACCTACTTCTCTTTCTCAAGCTGTTCTAACAACCTTTCCTGACAGCACACTTTGCTATCAACCTGACGCAGGAGCTTGGAGACCGCCTGACAGCAGGCAGAGCCCGCAGGGCGTTAGTGCCCGCCCTGAGAAAGGTGCCGAGAGGTCGCCAAGATGCTCACCTCCTCGTAGCTGGGCTGCCGCCGGGAGTGAAAGCCCGGCCCTGGGGGAGCTCCAAGAAAGGCCACGGTCAGGTCCTcgctgccccccagccccaagCTCTCAGAGAAGAAGGAGCCGGCAGAGGGTGAGGCGGGACCTACAGCGGCGAGATGGGCCTGCTCCACGGCCAAGGGCTGGTAGCTCTCGCTCCACTCATCCTCTTCCTCGTCGTCTTCCGCCTCACCGGGAGGCACTGGATCCGGGAATAGGCTGGGGCCGAGGCTGGCGCCGGGCGGTGCAGCCTGCGGACGGGacgggagagcagagctgaggtgtGCATGGGGCGGACGCTTCAGTGACGTGGGGCTCAGATGCGTCTCCACCTCGGCCCTACCTGGCAGGCGCCGACCACTTCCTCACCGCTGCGGGCCTTGCTGCGGACGAATTCGCGGAAGGAGAAGGGGTTGGGCTCGTCCGGGCTCgcagcaggcagctctcctgCCGCCATGACCGTCCGAATTtacacccccagcaccaccgACAGCCGGACAGGTCCCGCTCTGAGGCAGGGTCCCGCCTGCCCTTACAACGGACCAGTGAGCGAGAGGCCACTACGGCCGCACCCAATCGCGGCTGCCTCCCAGTCCTGCCTTCCAAGTCCCGCCTCCCACTCCTGCCTTCCAGTCCCGCCTCCCAGTCCCGCCTCCCTTCCCAGGGGTCACCGCGGCCATGCAGTGGCTGCCGCCGCACACGTGATCCCGCGGGGGCGGTACTGAGGCTCCCGGGTAGCGGCAAGATGGCGGCCGCCATGGCGTGGCTGCGGAGGGGCGCCTGGGCCCCGGCTCGGCGGTGAGAGCTCCCTCTCCCACCGTGGGGGAAATTGGGCGGGGAGGGGATGCAGCGCCCCGTACCGATGGTGGGGCAGGTGCTGCCGGGGTGTCTGGCCTCGCTGATCGCCTCTCCCGCTGTCCTGCAGGTGCGGGCTGGCAGCCGGCCGGAGCTACAGCGGCGGCGGCGCTTACCCCAACGTGTCGCTGACCTGCCCGCTGCCAGGCGTGCCCAAGGCGGTTTTTGCGGCAGCGGAGGGCCGGGAGCAGTTCGAGACGCGGGTGACGGTGCTGGAGAATGGACTGCGTGTTGCCTCCCAGAACAAGTTCGGGCAGTTCTGCACCGTGGGCAGTGAGTATCCGTGCATGGCAAAGAGGGGTTCTGGAAGGGCACCGGTCCTAAGCTGGCCTGGCTAGGAATGTGGCGGTGACACTTCACCTCCCTGGGAGCCGGAGGCCTTCTCTGTGTGTAAGGACTGGAGTGCAGGTAAAAGACACGCTGATTTCTTGTCTTCTTAATGCTAGTTCTTATCAATTCGGGATCAAGACACGAAGCAAAATACCTCAGTGGCATCTCTCACTTCTTGGAAAAGCTGGCCTTCTCTGTGAGTATCCTACTTGGCACAGCAAGGCCCTGGGGGCTGTGTGAAACAGAAATTTGAGCAGTTAAGGAACCGAGAGCAGCTGAGCCACACTGTGATCTGATCTGTTTAAATAGATGGTGGTAGTGTTCCTAGTTAATTATTGTGACTTAAATTACATTTTGAAACTGTTGTGCTTTCATTTCTAACCTTTGTCAGTGTAAGCAAACCATTTATAGAATGTAGAACATGCTTGTTCTGGGCTACACCGAAAGATTACAAAAAGATTATCTTCTTTCTTAGTCCACAGCTCAGTTTGGCAGCAAAGATGAAATTCTCCTCACGttagaaaagcatgggggcatTTGTGACTGCCAGGCATCGAGGTACAGTGCTCCTTCCCTTGCTGTTACCTGAGTGGTTTTAACATTGACAGATTTTGAGTTGATTTTTCTGGTGTTTGGCAGTAAAAGCCACTTTGTGCTTCTAAGGAAGACAAACCCATTTGTGGTGGCTGCTAAAAAAACTATCTGAAAGGGTTATAAAAGTTCTGTTTGCTTCCAGAACCATTTAGTAAGAGTCAAGAACTTTTGTATTTCCTGAATGATCACAGAAATGAGATCTCAGTGCAGATTCCTCTGCTTGTGCTGCAGGGACACCATCATGTATGCTGTATCTGCTGATGCCAAAGGCCTGGACACGGTGGTCAACTTGCTGGCTGATGTAGCACTGCAGCCCAGGTTATCAGGTCTGGTACATCAGCCTCTGCCTCAAAAATAGACTCCTGACACATCTTGCTATTAGATTtcaaagttcttcagtaggctGTGCTCATTGAGATGGGGTATTTTGTGTGGTGGTTGTCATCTCTTGCTTTCTCTGTCGCTACAGACGAGGAGATCGAGATGACTCGCACAGCTATtcggtttgagctggaagactTGAATATGAGACCTGACCCAGAGCCTCTGCTCACAGAAATGATCCACGCGGTAAAACACAGAGTTCTACCTTGGGTGCATGCCCTCTATGACACAtgctgccttctcttcctcagttCTTCCTCACCCTCAGGGTTTATATTCCACTGTTCTAAAACCAGATTTTTCTGTTATTCAATTAGATTCCAGTGGTGGGAGAGGGAATTTTGCTGTCTTGTTGTTTTGAAGTCCTACACACATGAAAGATTTTTAACTTCAACTGTCTAGAACTTACCTTTGTTGACAGCTGGAgaaacctggtctggtggaaggtgtccctccccatggcagagttgggttggaactagatggtgtttaaggtcccttccaacccaaaccattctgtgattctatgaacatgtTGAGTTAATTTCACACGTCTCATTCATGCTCACCCTTCCCTCTCTTACATGTCTCAAGCAGGCAGAGAAGGTTTAGATGGAGGAGGGTGAAGTAATATTTGTTACTTTAacatctccttttctttttaggcAGCCTACAGAGAGAACACAGTGGGGCTGAACAGGTTCTGCCCCGTGGAAAACACTGACAGGATCGATCGTGGAGTCCTGCATTCCTACCTGCGCAACTACTACACTCCGGACAGGATGGTGCTTGCTGGGGTGGGAATCGAGCACGAGCAGTTGGTGGAGTGTGCAAGGAAACATCTGCTTGGAGTGGAGCCAGTGTGGGGCAGTGGACAGACCAAGGACGTGGACAAATCTGTGGCTCAGTACACCGGAGGCATTGTCAAGGTAAAAGGGAGGGGGCTTTGTGCCTCTTTGTTGGTGCAGCAGGTTTGGGCTTTGGCTGCTTTCTTTATagactttgcttttctgttcagGAATATGAGCCCCAGCTGGCCAtgttgctctgggcaacctgatctagttgaggatgcccctccttactgcagagggagttagACCAGATGACTTTTAGAGGTCCTttacaacccagaccattctatgattttatgacagTTGTTTGGGTGACAAGTTAATTATTGGGAATGCATCAAGCTGGATACAGTGGAGGTGAAAACTGGTCCTACTCATTTGTCTGCCCTTCCCACAGGTTGAAAAAGATATGTCAGATGTGAGTCTGGGCCCTACTCCCATCCCAGAGCTCACCCACATCATGATTGGGTTAGAAAGCTGCTCGTTTTTAGTAAGTATCAATCTaaaatgctgtgttttgggtCCCCTGTACTTGAAGAATCCCAGAGCATTGTATCTCAAATATTGGCACTGATGCTGCATGTACAGACAAGCAGCTTTTCACTGGCACTCTGATGAAGGTGCTGACCTTCACACTCTTCTTGTGCCATGTTTCggattcttctcctttttttactCATCCCAGACCACTGAGTGTTCTGCTATTAACTGattggattttttgttgtaATTCAGGAGGAAGATTTCATTCCCTTTGCAGTATTAAACATGATGATGGGAGGTGGTGGCTCTTTTTCAGCTGGAGGGCCTGGCAAGGGCATGTTCACACGCCTCTATCTCAATGTGCTCAACAGGTTGGTTTGGCTTTCTATTTAAGGGATAGCAGAAAGTCGTCTTAAGAAGGTTCACATTGAAGCCTTCATCTTTTGATAGCAAGCAATGGCCCCAGGTTGTTGAAAGGTGTAAGATTCATCAGTGGGCATTTTGAGAGGGTAAAAGAGCAGGAATCCTGTGTTCCTCCACTAGCCCAACACATCCTTTAATCAGGGATATCTTTCCACCTTGAGGTAATCCATAAGACTAACAGAA encodes the following:
- the ENTR1 gene encoding endosome-associated-trafficking regulator 1, which translates into the protein MAAGELPAASPDEPNPFSFREFVRSKARSGEEVVGACQAAPPGASLGPSLFPDPVPPGEAEDDEEEDEWSESYQPLAVEQAHLAAVGPASPSAGSFFSESLGLGGSEDLTVAFLGAPPGPGFHSRRQPSYEELKEENASLRSKINKLQIFSETQADKMKKLQKKLEENKIKEEKEAQDLEAMVQHVEQNLQLMTKRAVKAENSAAKLKQENALLQVQLKNYKTENEALRLGQSASLAAVKRNADLALQNLLTVITNSQSSIKQLVSGAESLQLIADLLKSIDRISEVSEDGQ
- the PMPCA gene encoding mitochondrial-processing peptidase subunit alpha produces the protein MAAAMAWLRRGAWAPARRCGLAAGRSYSGGGAYPNVSLTCPLPGVPKAVFAAAEGREQFETRVTVLENGLRVASQNKFGQFCTVGILINSGSRHEAKYLSGISHFLEKLAFSSTAQFGSKDEILLTLEKHGGICDCQASRDTIMYAVSADAKGLDTVVNLLADVALQPRLSDEEIEMTRTAIRFELEDLNMRPDPEPLLTEMIHAAAYRENTVGLNRFCPVENTDRIDRGVLHSYLRNYYTPDRMVLAGVGIEHEQLVECARKHLLGVEPVWGSGQTKDVDKSVAQYTGGIVKVEKDMSDVSLGPTPIPELTHIMIGLESCSFLEEDFIPFAVLNMMMGGGGSFSAGGPGKGMFTRLYLNVLNRHHWMYNATSYHHSYEDTGLLCIHASADPKQVREMVEIITREFILMAGAVGEVELERAKTQLKSMLMMNLEARPVIFEDVGRQVLATNTRKLPHELCALISQVKPTDIKRVVTKMLHKKPAVAALGDLTDLPSYEHIQAALSSKDGRLPRLYRLFR